Genomic segment of Dromiciops gliroides isolate mDroGli1 chromosome 3, mDroGli1.pri, whole genome shotgun sequence:
tgacacctagctccCCTAGAAACTGTTCTGCCACTTTCAACTACCCAGACACCATCACCACCTTTAATGGTAAAAGATTtcaaatagggcagctaggtagtgcagtggataaagcactggccttggattcaggagcacccaagttcaaatctagcctcagacacttgacacttactagctgtgtgaccctgggcaagtcactaaaccctcattgcccagcccggccccccccccccaaaaaaaaagatttcaaataaTCTTGGACTTTGAAATCTTAGAAGTTAAAAGCCTCAAAAAGAGATAGATCCCCCAGCACTCTGCTCATTGTATATATCCCAGTATACCTGGCTCTAGAGAGCTATCCCCCAATTCTCACCTCAAGGAGGTCCAAATCAGGTATGAATCTTGTTGCCTCTATCTCTCCTATAGTATCTTCCATGTTTTTCACGTGCTGATTATAGTAGTTGTCCCTTAGCTGGGATTCAATCTTTtcatcacattttatttttctcatgtagTCACTCTCTTCCTCAAACAGTAATtggtgcattttttcatattcttctctaatcaactttttccacttaacTCGTCTCTATAAGGAAAGGGCCTTAATAAGTGACACTCAAAAAAGTTGATATAATCCCTGTCATTAATCACATTTCTAATTCCCTGCTTATATTTTCCTTGTTGCTACAAGGACAGGTAACTGTCCTAGGTGTCTTTTCAGTATTCCCCCCCCATAGAAACAATCCCCCCCCCCTTCACTGAAACAACCAAGACTTCTGGCATCTCTAACCTTCCATTCTAAATTAAAGGATTTGACCCATTGTACTACTACCCATATCAGTTGCTGTTGCATTCTATTCTGTCACCATGCTATACACCAACTTTCCTCTACCCCCCAACTCCCCAGGAAACTCCATTGAGCCCATTCTACTATGACTTTAAATTTCCTTACTCCCTTCAgacatatgtgtaaatataaaatacacacatgatttaaatttataattcaTTCTCAACCAACTGTTTTGCCTATGTAGTTTGTCTATccatgaagaaacagaaaagtataCTCTATTGAGCCTGCCAACTTGCTCTGGAAAGGAGTTCCTTAAATAACCAAGGTGAAATGACTGACATTGAGTGATTATGGCTTCTTAGTTTCCACGGCAGGCTAGCAATTAGGAGACAAGAACCAGACACTACTTActtccttttttgaagttttaagTGCCTTAAATTCCTTGATCTTCTTTCTCAAAAGAGGCATTGTCTTCTGGAGTTTTTTCTGCAGTAGACAAAAGATGAAATCAAGGGATATCTTAATGTTTGCTAAGAAAATGCCCTGCAGGCCCATAACTATTTGTTGTGGAGCTCTTATTAAAGGATTATTTCCTATGGTTttggaaaacagattaaaattcaAACTGTGAAACTCAAGGAGTTAacaccaaagggggaaaaaaagaatgagagaaatagaAGGGACCTGAGGGGTTAATTGCTATGAGAACTCCAAGCCCAACCCTGGGTTTCCTTTAAATGTGTGTCTATTTTCTTTACCGTGACTTTTAGCCACAAGCTTTCCCTTCAGAAAACTTTGGTACTCTCATTCAACATTCCTTAGAAGGGGGCAAAGAGCTATgtaagaagaaaaagggaaggttgCCCAGGACAGCTTTTCATTTTGTAGAAACAAAGCCCAACTTCTATTTAGACTCATCAAATAAAGTACAGTTAAGCCTCTGAGGACTCAAACTTCAAGACTTCTAGTCCAGGGATCTTTGCTCTGTTCATTATTCATGCTGCCCTTCACCGTGATTAGGTGACCCTCGGAGGCTCAAGGACATGGGTCAAGGAGGGATCCAGGTAGTTTAGTGCAAGGGAGCTTGTCTCAAGTCCTTCCCCTACCCCATGTTACTCACCCTGCAATCCTGAGCAGCCTCTTCAATGGGGGAAAAGGTGTGGGCTGCATGCTCCTGACCTTTAGTACAGGGTATACAAATGGAGGTCTGGTCCTCCTTACAGAAGAGCTTAGGGACTTGCTGGTGCTTCTGACAGTGACTTTGTCCCACAAGGTTCTGCAAGTTCTGAGGGCTGAGCTTCTTACAGATAGCAGACAGCTTTGAGAGGTGCACATTGAAGACAGGGATGTTCTGGGAGACTTTCCTGCATTCAGGGCAAGTGAAATTTGTGTCCCAATCTTCCTTGCTTCTGGTCAGGCAACACTGGCAAAAGCTGTGTCCACAGTTGAGGGTGACAGGCTTTGAGAAGAAGGTCAGACAGATGCTGCAGGTGGTTTCCTGCTGGAGACTTTGTACCAGTGTGACAGCATCCATGTTTCTGTGAGAAGAAAATCAGCACCATGGCCGATTAGAAAATTGCCCTGAGAGTTTACCCTGCTTGGAGTCAGTATCCATGGTTTTTTCACTCTTCAGAAGGTATA
This window contains:
- the LOC122748089 gene encoding probable E3 ubiquitin-protein ligase TRIML1, encoding MDAVTLVQSLQQETTCSICLTFFSKPVTLNCGHSFCQCCLTRSKEDWDTNFTCPECRKVSQNIPVFNVHLSKLSAICKKLSPQNLQNLVGQSHCQKHQQVPKLFCKEDQTSICIPCTKGQEHAAHTFSPIEEAAQDCRKKLQKTMPLLRKKIKEFKALKTSKKERRVKWKKLIREEYEKMHQLLFEEESDYMRKIKCDEKIESQLRDNYYNQHVKNMEDTIGEIEATRFIPDLDLLEESKELLQMSESLLCERPKSFTSELRKYPITGMKELLKHYAVNVTMDPTTASDYAIVSEDLKSIRHIDNCPDQSNRSEKFPYYFVFGQQAFSYGKCYWEVDVSEQPQWALGIATKSLRKTKRTQNLVMRPYILCCEKKGSDFYLITQPGLVRQQMKDPVSVIGIYLDFSRRALLFYNAVEASLIYGIYTVPVTEPIRPLFSPCPPMPGTKIGSMTICTTVEETE